From the genome of Pogoniulus pusillus isolate bPogPus1 chromosome 12, bPogPus1.pri, whole genome shotgun sequence, one region includes:
- the AP1S2 gene encoding AP-1 complex subunit sigma-2 isoform X5, whose amino-acid sequence MQFMLLFSRQGKLRLQKWYVPLSDKEKKKITRELVQTVLARKPKMCSFLEWRDLKIVYKRYASLYFCCAIEDQDNELITLEIIHRYVELLDKYFGSVCELDIIFNFEKAYFILDEFLLGGEVQETSKKNVLKAIEQADLLQECVLECRTPPP is encoded by the exons ATGCAGTTTATGCTGCTGTTCAGTCGCCAGGGGAAGCTGAGGCTCCAGAAGTGGTATGTCCCATTATCTgacaaagagaagaagaagatcACAAGGGAACTTGTGCAGACTGTGCTGGCTCGCAAACCCAAAATGTGCAGCTTCCTGGAGTGGAGAGACCTGAAGATCGTCTACAAAAG GTATGCCAGCCTCTATTTCTGCTGTGCCATCGAGGACCAGGACAATGAGCTGATAACGCTGGAGATCATTCACCGCTACGTAGAGCTCCTGGACAAGTATTTTGGCAGT GTCTGCGAGCTTGACATCATCTTCAATTTTGAGAAAGCCTATTTCATTCTGGACGAGTTCCTCCTAGGAGGAGAAGtgcaggagacctccaagaagaACGTGCTGAAAGCCATCGAGCAGGCAGACCTCCTGCAGGAG TGTGTTTTGGAGTGCAGAACTCCTCCTCCCTGA
- the AP1S2 gene encoding AP-1 complex subunit sigma-2 isoform X2, translating to MQFMLLFSRQGKLRLQKWYVPLSDKEKKKITRELVQTVLARKPKMCSFLEWRDLKIVYKRYASLYFCCAIEDQDNELITLEIIHRYVELLDKYFGSVCELDIIFNFEKAYFILDEFLLGGEVQETSKKNVLKAIEQADLLQEEAETPRSVLEEIGLT from the exons ATGCAGTTTATGCTGCTGTTCAGTCGCCAGGGGAAGCTGAGGCTCCAGAAGTGGTATGTCCCATTATCTgacaaagagaagaagaagatcACAAGGGAACTTGTGCAGACTGTGCTGGCTCGCAAACCCAAAATGTGCAGCTTCCTGGAGTGGAGAGACCTGAAGATCGTCTACAAAAG GTATGCCAGCCTCTATTTCTGCTGTGCCATCGAGGACCAGGACAATGAGCTGATAACGCTGGAGATCATTCACCGCTACGTAGAGCTCCTGGACAAGTATTTTGGCAGT GTCTGCGAGCTTGACATCATCTTCAATTTTGAGAAAGCCTATTTCATTCTGGACGAGTTCCTCCTAGGAGGAGAAGtgcaggagacctccaagaagaACGTGCTGAAAGCCATCGAGCAGGCAGACCTCCTGCAGGAG GAAGCAGAGACCCCTCGTAGTGTACTTGAAGAAATTGGATTGACATAA
- the AP1S2 gene encoding AP-1 complex subunit sigma-2 isoform X1, translating into MQFMLLFSRQGKLRLQKWYVPLSDKEKKKITRELVQTVLARKPKMCSFLEWRDLKIVYKRYASLYFCCAIEDQDNELITLEIIHRYVELLDKYFGSVCELDIIFNFEKAYFILDEFLLGGEVQETSKKNVLKAIEQADLLQEVNLCCCLQAKRLWTAAPAPCHGLSCL; encoded by the exons ATGCAGTTTATGCTGCTGTTCAGTCGCCAGGGGAAGCTGAGGCTCCAGAAGTGGTATGTCCCATTATCTgacaaagagaagaagaagatcACAAGGGAACTTGTGCAGACTGTGCTGGCTCGCAAACCCAAAATGTGCAGCTTCCTGGAGTGGAGAGACCTGAAGATCGTCTACAAAAG GTATGCCAGCCTCTATTTCTGCTGTGCCATCGAGGACCAGGACAATGAGCTGATAACGCTGGAGATCATTCACCGCTACGTAGAGCTCCTGGACAAGTATTTTGGCAGT GTCTGCGAGCTTGACATCATCTTCAATTTTGAGAAAGCCTATTTCATTCTGGACGAGTTCCTCCTAGGAGGAGAAGtgcaggagacctccaagaagaACGTGCTGAAAGCCATCGAGCAGGCAGACCTCCTGCAGGAG gtTAACTTGTGTTGTTGTCTGCAAGCTAAGCGTCTCTggactgcagcacctgcacCCTGCCACGGCCTGAGCTGTCTTTAG
- the AP1S2 gene encoding AP-1 complex subunit sigma-2 isoform X4 — MQFMLLFSRQGKLRLQKWYVPLSDKEKKKITRELVQTVLARKPKMCSFLEWRDLKIVYKRYASLYFCCAIEDQDNELITLEIIHRYVELLDKYFGSVCELDIIFNFEKAYFILDEFLLGGEVQETSKKNVLKAIEQADLLQEPRHEYFNVPVY, encoded by the exons ATGCAGTTTATGCTGCTGTTCAGTCGCCAGGGGAAGCTGAGGCTCCAGAAGTGGTATGTCCCATTATCTgacaaagagaagaagaagatcACAAGGGAACTTGTGCAGACTGTGCTGGCTCGCAAACCCAAAATGTGCAGCTTCCTGGAGTGGAGAGACCTGAAGATCGTCTACAAAAG GTATGCCAGCCTCTATTTCTGCTGTGCCATCGAGGACCAGGACAATGAGCTGATAACGCTGGAGATCATTCACCGCTACGTAGAGCTCCTGGACAAGTATTTTGGCAGT GTCTGCGAGCTTGACATCATCTTCAATTTTGAGAAAGCCTATTTCATTCTGGACGAGTTCCTCCTAGGAGGAGAAGtgcaggagacctccaagaagaACGTGCTGAAAGCCATCGAGCAGGCAGACCTCCTGCAGGAG CCACGCCATGAATACTTTAATGTCCCAGTGTACTAA
- the AP1S2 gene encoding AP-1 complex subunit sigma-2 isoform X3: MQFMLLFSRQGKLRLQKWYVPLSDKEKKKITRELVQTVLARKPKMCSFLEWRDLKIVYKRYASLYFCCAIEDQDNELITLEIIHRYVELLDKYFGSVCELDIIFNFEKAYFILDEFLLGGEVQETSKKNVLKAIEQADLLQESQNEDWGGLSEDIL, encoded by the exons ATGCAGTTTATGCTGCTGTTCAGTCGCCAGGGGAAGCTGAGGCTCCAGAAGTGGTATGTCCCATTATCTgacaaagagaagaagaagatcACAAGGGAACTTGTGCAGACTGTGCTGGCTCGCAAACCCAAAATGTGCAGCTTCCTGGAGTGGAGAGACCTGAAGATCGTCTACAAAAG GTATGCCAGCCTCTATTTCTGCTGTGCCATCGAGGACCAGGACAATGAGCTGATAACGCTGGAGATCATTCACCGCTACGTAGAGCTCCTGGACAAGTATTTTGGCAGT GTCTGCGAGCTTGACATCATCTTCAATTTTGAGAAAGCCTATTTCATTCTGGACGAGTTCCTCCTAGGAGGAGAAGtgcaggagacctccaagaagaACGTGCTGAAAGCCATCGAGCAGGCAGACCTCCTGCAGGAG AGCCAGAAtgaagactggggaggtttgTCTGAGGATATCTTATGA
- the ZRSR2 gene encoding U2 small nuclear ribonucleoprotein auxiliary factor 35 kDa subunit-related protein 2 isoform X1 yields the protein MAAPMLLPEPPLGKLSHQQYRAILKREKRKKKRQALAKLRDAEATEKDESVSEEEEEELEEENEEEEKKLEAERQKLHEQWLLREEKAQEEFKLKREKEEAARKRQEEEERKIKEEWEEQQRKEKEAAQQKQQEKREREAAVQRMLDQAESQLENGVTWHNPEPPENIGTEKDRANCPFYIKTGSCRFGDRCSRKHNYPTSSRTLLVRGMFLTFGMEQCRRDDYDTDASLEYSDEETYQQFLEFYEDVLPEFQNVGKVVQFKVSCNYEPHLRGNVYVQYQSEKDCQAALALFSGRWYAGRQLHCEFCPVTRWKTAICGLFERQKCPRGKHCNFLHVFKNPNNEFWEANRDIRASPERTGQLAKNSERRSRASHRDEHHGRARRRGSPSPEHSQRRNGESGSRRSRRSRRHRSGRSRSRERRRSRSRGRRRRGRSRSRSPTRSRSRSRSSSRSRSRGKRRSSSRGRSSETPKTK from the exons ccaccagcagtACAGAGCCATCCTGAAGAGAGAGAAGCGCAAGAAGAAGCGGCAGGCACTGGCCAAGCTCCGAGACGCAG AAGCTACGGAAAAAGATGAATCAGTgtctgaggaagaagaggaggaactggaagaagagaatgaagaagaagaaaaaaagcttgAAGCAGAAAG GCAAAAACTCCACGAGCAGTGGCTgctgagagaggagaaggcccAAGAGGAGTTCAAGcttaagagagaaaaggaagaggctGCAAGAAAACgtcaagaagaagaagag AGGAAGATCAAAGAAGAGTGGGAAGAGCAGCAAcggaaagagaaagaagcagcccagcagaagcagcaggagaagagagagcgAGAG gcagctgtgcagaggatGCTGGACCAAGCCGAGAGCCAG ctggaGAATGGTGTGACCTGGCATAACCCAGAGCCCCCAGAGAACATAGGAACAGAGAAGGACAGAGCAAATTGTCCATTCTATATCAAAACAGGCTCCTGCAGGTTTGGAGACAG GTGCTCTCGCAAGCACAACTACCCCACGTCCAGCAGGACGCTGCTGGTGCGCGGCATGTTCCTGACCTTCGGCATGGAGCAGTGCCGCAGGGACGACTACGACACCGACGCCAGCCTCGAGTACAGCGACGAGGAGACCTACCAGCAGTTCCTGGAGTTCTACGAGGATGTGCTGCCCGAGTTCCAGAACGTGGGCAAGGTGGTGCAGTTCAAG GTCAGCTGCAACTACGAGCCCCACCTGCGAGGCAACGTCTACGTGCAGTACCAGTC GGAGAAGGACTGCCAGGCAGCCCTGGCGCTGTTCAGCGGGCGGTGGTACGCTGGCCGGCAGCTGCACTGCGAGTTCTGTCCTGTCACCAGGTGGAAAACTGCCATTTGTG GCTTGTTCGAGAGGCAGAAGTGTCCCCGGGGGAAGCACTGCAACTTCCTTCACGTCttcaaaaaccccaacaacgaGTTCTGGGAGGCCAACAGGGACATCCGAGCCTCCCCGGAGCGGACTGGCCAGCTGGCTAAGAACTCTGAGCGCCGGAGCAGGGCGAGCCACCGCGACGAGCACCACGGCAGGGCGCGCCGcaggggcagccccagcccggAGCACTCGCAGCGGCGGAACGGCGAGTCCGGGAGCCGGCGGAGCCGCCGCAGCCGCAGGCACCGCTCGGGGCGCTCCCGCAGCCGGGAGCGGCGCAGGTCCCGCAGCAGGGGCCGCCGGAGGAGGGGCCGCAGCCGCAGCCGGAGTCCGACGCGCAGCAGGAGCCGGAGCAGGAGCTCCTCGCGGTCCAGGAGCAGGGGTAAAAGGAGGtcgagcagcagaggcaggagcagcgaaacccccaaaaccaagTGA
- the ZRSR2 gene encoding U2 small nuclear ribonucleoprotein auxiliary factor 35 kDa subunit-related protein 2 isoform X2, translated as MAAPMLLPEPPLGKLSHQQYRAILKREKRKKKRQALAKLRDAATEKDESVSEEEEEELEEENEEEEKKLEAERQKLHEQWLLREEKAQEEFKLKREKEEAARKRQEEEERKIKEEWEEQQRKEKEAAQQKQQEKREREAAVQRMLDQAESQLENGVTWHNPEPPENIGTEKDRANCPFYIKTGSCRFGDRCSRKHNYPTSSRTLLVRGMFLTFGMEQCRRDDYDTDASLEYSDEETYQQFLEFYEDVLPEFQNVGKVVQFKVSCNYEPHLRGNVYVQYQSEKDCQAALALFSGRWYAGRQLHCEFCPVTRWKTAICGLFERQKCPRGKHCNFLHVFKNPNNEFWEANRDIRASPERTGQLAKNSERRSRASHRDEHHGRARRRGSPSPEHSQRRNGESGSRRSRRSRRHRSGRSRSRERRRSRSRGRRRRGRSRSRSPTRSRSRSRSSSRSRSRGKRRSSSRGRSSETPKTK; from the exons ccaccagcagtACAGAGCCATCCTGAAGAGAGAGAAGCGCAAGAAGAAGCGGCAGGCACTGGCCAAGCTCCGAGACGCAG CTACGGAAAAAGATGAATCAGTgtctgaggaagaagaggaggaactggaagaagagaatgaagaagaagaaaaaaagcttgAAGCAGAAAG GCAAAAACTCCACGAGCAGTGGCTgctgagagaggagaaggcccAAGAGGAGTTCAAGcttaagagagaaaaggaagaggctGCAAGAAAACgtcaagaagaagaagag AGGAAGATCAAAGAAGAGTGGGAAGAGCAGCAAcggaaagagaaagaagcagcccagcagaagcagcaggagaagagagagcgAGAG gcagctgtgcagaggatGCTGGACCAAGCCGAGAGCCAG ctggaGAATGGTGTGACCTGGCATAACCCAGAGCCCCCAGAGAACATAGGAACAGAGAAGGACAGAGCAAATTGTCCATTCTATATCAAAACAGGCTCCTGCAGGTTTGGAGACAG GTGCTCTCGCAAGCACAACTACCCCACGTCCAGCAGGACGCTGCTGGTGCGCGGCATGTTCCTGACCTTCGGCATGGAGCAGTGCCGCAGGGACGACTACGACACCGACGCCAGCCTCGAGTACAGCGACGAGGAGACCTACCAGCAGTTCCTGGAGTTCTACGAGGATGTGCTGCCCGAGTTCCAGAACGTGGGCAAGGTGGTGCAGTTCAAG GTCAGCTGCAACTACGAGCCCCACCTGCGAGGCAACGTCTACGTGCAGTACCAGTC GGAGAAGGACTGCCAGGCAGCCCTGGCGCTGTTCAGCGGGCGGTGGTACGCTGGCCGGCAGCTGCACTGCGAGTTCTGTCCTGTCACCAGGTGGAAAACTGCCATTTGTG GCTTGTTCGAGAGGCAGAAGTGTCCCCGGGGGAAGCACTGCAACTTCCTTCACGTCttcaaaaaccccaacaacgaGTTCTGGGAGGCCAACAGGGACATCCGAGCCTCCCCGGAGCGGACTGGCCAGCTGGCTAAGAACTCTGAGCGCCGGAGCAGGGCGAGCCACCGCGACGAGCACCACGGCAGGGCGCGCCGcaggggcagccccagcccggAGCACTCGCAGCGGCGGAACGGCGAGTCCGGGAGCCGGCGGAGCCGCCGCAGCCGCAGGCACCGCTCGGGGCGCTCCCGCAGCCGGGAGCGGCGCAGGTCCCGCAGCAGGGGCCGCCGGAGGAGGGGCCGCAGCCGCAGCCGGAGTCCGACGCGCAGCAGGAGCCGGAGCAGGAGCTCCTCGCGGTCCAGGAGCAGGGGTAAAAGGAGGtcgagcagcagaggcaggagcagcgaaacccccaaaaccaagTGA